The Mycolicibacterium brumae DNA window GGTGGCCACCCTGGTCGCGCTGGTCATCGCCGTGCGCCGGGCGCCGCGGCCGCGACCGGTGGTCGGCGTGCTGATCGTGGCCACCCTGTTCTTCGCGCTCGCCAACGCGGTGCTGCTGATCCCGCTGGGGGTGCTGCCCAGCTGGGTGGCGCTGGCCTCCACCGGCGTCGACGTGCTGGCACTCGGCGTGGCGGTCGCGCTGTGGGACTCCTTCGACGAGGGCCAGGCCCTGCGCGCGGACATGCGGCGGTCCTTCGTCGGAGCGATGCTGGTGACGGTGCTGTTCGCCGGCCAGGGGCTGGCCGGGATCGCGCTGACCTCCGGCGGCGCCCGCGTCGTGGTGACGGTGCTGACCTTCACCACCGTCGGGCTCGCGTTGATCGGAACCGTGCTCGCCGACCCGCTGGCCGCGCTGCTGGACCGGGTGGTGTTCGCCCGCTCACCGGAACTGCGCGCCGACCGCGCCGTGCTGCGCGACACCGAGGCCGCGCTGCCGCTGCGCCGACCCAACCCACTCGACGACGTCGACGACGAGAACCTGGCCCGGCTCACCCGTCGGGCGCTGGGCAACTACTCCAACATCACCAAGCTGGTCGCCAGCCCGCTGACCGCGCTGCCGGTGATCGATGAGCGGCTGGCCGCCCGCGGCGCCGCCGACGCGCCGCTGGAACGCGCCAACGAACTCAAGGAACTGCTGGCCGAGCGGATCGCCGCGCTCAAACCCCGCGGCGACGACGAGTTCGGCACCACCGAGGAATGGCGGTACTACAACGCGCTGTATTTCCCGTACGTCGCCGGGGTGCGGGCCTACGCCCAGAACGCCACCGCCGCCGGACTGGACCCGTCCGCCCGCCGGGCCTGGCAGTGGCTGGTGAACGAGGTGCCGCAGCGCTCCCTGCACAACTGGCAGAACGCCGCGGCCAAGGTGATCGCAGCCGATTTGCGCGCCCAGGTCAGCGTCGACTGAGACCGCCACGACGGCGCGTCGACTGAGTCTGGCAGCGTCTGGCAGTGCCGTGCGTAGACCTGGCAGTGCCCGCTGAGCAGCATCAATGGTGTCCCGCCGATGTGGCGGCGTTCGAAGACACCGAGGGAAGGACCACCCATGACTGCTCACCTGGACACCCGTGCAGAGGCCGACTCCGACAGCACTCTGGTGCGCGGCGCGATGCGCCTGGACGCGATTCTCGTCGGCGCCCTGGGCATCCCGTTCGTCGCAGTTTCCGGAATGCTGGCCGACTGGACCGGCATCCCGCGGCCCTGGGTGCTCGGAATCGGCGTCTTCTTCCTGGCCTACGGCGTGGTGGTCTACAAGCTGGCCGCCGCCGAGCAGGTCAAACCCGGCGCGCTGGCCACCATCGCGGCCAATGAACTGTGCACCGTCGCCGCGATCGCCGTGGTGGCCCTCGGGGTGTGGCCGCTGACCGGGTTGGGCATCGCCGCGCTGCTGTTCAGCGCCGCCTACACCGCGGTCTTCGCGATCGCGCAGTACCTCGGAGTGCGCCGTCTGGCGTGACTCCCTCCGCCCGGTGCGGGGTGTGCCGCCACGGCAGGCGCCCCCGCACCGGTTTCTGCGCGCCTACAGTTTGCGCAGCCGCAGCCGGTTGATCGAATGGTCGGCGTCCTTGCGGAGCACCAGCGTCGCCCGCGGCCGCGTCGGCAGCACGTTCTCCACCAGGTTCGGCAGGTTGATCGCCCGCCAGATGTCGCGGGCGGCGAACTCCGCCTGCCGGTCGGTCAGCGTCGCGTACTCGTGGAAGTGCGACGCCGGGTTCGAGAACGCCCCGGCGCGCATCGCCAGGAATCGCGACACGTACCAGGATTCGATGTCCTCGATCCGGGCGTCGACGTACACCGAGAAGTCGAATAGGTCGCTGACCATCAGCGTCGGCCCGGTCTGCAGGACGTTGAGGCCCTCCAGGATCAGGATGTCGGGGTGCCGCACGACGATGTTCTCCCGCGGCACGATGTCGTAGGCCAGGTGCGAGTACACCGGCGCGCACGCCTCCGACGCGCCGGATTTCACCGCCGTCACGAACCGCATCAGCGCGCGTCGGTCGTAGCTCTCCGGAAAACCCTTGCGGTGCATGAGCTTGCGACGGGCCAACTCGGCGTTCGGGTAGAGGAAGCCGTCGGTGGTGATCAGGTCGACCCGCGGGTGGTGCTCCCAGCGGGCCAGCAGCGCTTGCAGCACACGAGCGGTGGTGGACTTGCCCACCGCGACGCTGCCGGCCACCCCGATCACGAACGGCACCGGCCGCTCCGGGTTCTGCTGCGGCTCGCCGAGGAACTCCGCCGTCGCCGCGAACAGCCGCTGCCGGGCGGCGACCTGCAGGTGAATCAACCGGGCCAGCGGCAGGTAGACCTCTTCGACCTCCAGCAGGTCGAGCTGCTCGCCGATGCCGCGCAATCCGACGACTTCTTCTTCGGTGAGTTTCAGCGGCGTCGACATGCGGAGCGCACGCCATTGAGTCCGGTCGAATTCGACGTACGGACTGGGCTCGCTCAGCCGGGCCATGGCGCTAAGTCTTGCAGCATCGGCCACCGCGCGGCCATCTGGGTGTAACTGGGGTTACCGTGACAAACATGGCAGCCAACGAATTGATCCGCGACTACCTGCTGCTCGGCCTGCGCTTCGACCGCATCGAGGAGGGCTACGTCGACTCGTTCACCGGCGACGCCGCGCTGCGCCGCCAGGTCGCCGACGAACCCGCGCCGGAGCCGGCCGACCTGGCTCGACAGGCCCGCCGATTGCTCGACGCGCTGCCCGCGACGCCCCGCGACGACGACTTCACCGACCTGCGCGCGGAGTACCTGCGCGGGCATCTGCAGGCGCTGGAGTGCGCCGGCCGCACCTTCGCCGGCCAGCCTGTCGGGTTCGTCGAGGAGGTGCGGCAGTACTTCGACGTCGACATCGCCAAGGGCGACCCGGACCGCTACCGGGCCGCGCACCGGGCCCTCGACGAGGCGCTCGGCGGCGACGGGGATCTCGCCGAACGCGTCCAGGCCTACCGCGCGAGCGAGGAGATCCCGCCGCACCGCCTGGCTGATGCCATCAACGCGTTCTCTTCCGCGCTGCGCGACCGGGTCCGGGCCACCTATCCGCTGCCGGAGACCGAGACCATCAACTACGAGATCGTGACCGACAAGCCGTGGTCGGGTTTCAACTACTACCTGGGCGACTACACCTCGACGGTGGCTGTCAACGCCGACCTCAAACAGCAGATGTCCAACCTGCCGCGGTTGGTCGCGCATGAGTCCTACCCCGGTCACCACACCGAGCACTGCCGCAAGGAAGCCGGGCTGGTCGCGAAACTCGGCCAGGCCGAGCAGACCATCTTCCTGGTCAACACCCCGCAGTGCCTGATGGCCGAGGGCCTGGCCGATCTCGCGCTGTACGCCATCGTGGGCCCGGAGTGGGGGAGCTGGGCCGCCGAGATCTACGCCGACCTGGGCCTGCGGTTCGACGGGGAGAAGGCACAGGCGGTGTCGGCGGCGATGGCGGGTCTGGCCGAGGTGCGCCAGGACGCCGCGCTGATGCTGCACGACGAGCACGCCGACCCCGACGACGTCGCCGCCTATCTGCGGCGCTGGCTGCTGGTCGACGACACCCGCGCCCGGCAGGCGATGCGGTTCATCGCCTCGCCGCTGTGGCGGGCCTACACCTCCACCTACATCGAGGGCTACCGGTTGCTGCGCGGCTGGCTGGACGATCGCCCGGCCGGCGTCGGGCTGGCCGAACGGTTCGGAACCCTGCTCGACGAGCCGCTGATTCCGTCCACCCTGCCCCGCTGACCGGGGCCGTGCCCGGACTAGGCTGAGGCCCATGACTGCTGCCCAGGGCGCCGACTACGCCGAGACCGCCAGCTCTGCCTACCGCGATATCCTGTCCGTCATCGAGCAGGTCGAACCGCGGGTGGCCGCCGCGACCCGGCAGGAGCTCACCGACCAGCGCGGTTCGTTGAAGCTGATCGCCAGCGAGAACTACGCGTCCCCGGCGGTGCTGCTGACCATGGGCACCTGGTTCTCCGACAAGTACGCCGAGGGCACCATCGGGCATCGCTTCTACGCGGCCTGCCAGAACGTCGACACCGTGGAGGCGCTGGCCGCCGAGCACGCCCGCGAACTGTTCGGCGCCCCCTACGCCTACGCCCAGCCGCACTCCGGCATCGACGCCAACCTGGTCGCCTACTGGGCGATCCTGGCCACCCGGGTCGAGACCCCGGGGCTGGCCGAATTCGGCGTTAAACACGTCAACGACCTGTCCGAGGCGGACTGGGAGCTGCTGCGCGCCAAGCTCGGCAACCAGCGCCTGATGGGCATGTCGCTGGACACCGGCGGGCACCTCACCCACGGTTTCCGGCCGAACATCTCCGGCAAGATGTTCCACCAGCGCAGCTACGGCACCAGCCCGGAAACCGGGCTGATCGACTATGACGCCGTCGCCGCCGCCGCCCGCGAGTTCAAGCCGCTGGTCCTGGTCGCCGGCTATTCGGCCTACCCGCGCCGGGTGAACTTCGCCAAGATGCGCGAGATCGCCGACGAGGTGGGCGCCACCCTCATGGTCGACATGGCGCACTTCGCCGGTCTGGTCGCCGGAAAGGTGTTCACCGGCGACGAGGATCCGGTGCCGCACGCGCACGTCACCACTACCACCACGCACAAGTCGCTGCGCGGCCCGCGCGGCGGCCTGGTGCTGGCCACCGAGGAGTACGCCCCGGCCGTGGACAAGGGCTGCCCGATGGTGCTCGGCGGTCCGCTGTCGCATGTGATGGCCGCCAAGGCCGTCGCGCTGGCCGAGGCCCGCCGGCCCGAGTTCCGGAGCTACGCCCAGGCCGTCGCCGACAACGCCCAGGCGCTGGCCGAGGGCTTCCTCAAGCGCGGCGGGAACCTGGTCACCGGGGGCACCGACAACCACCTGGTGCTGCTGGACGTCACCTCGTTCGGGCTGACCGGCCGGCAGGCGGAGTCCGCCCTGCTCGACGCCGGCATCGTCACCAACCGCAACGCGGTGCCCGCCGACCCCAACGGCGCCTGGTACACCTCCGGGATCCGGTTCGGCACCCCGGCGCTGACCACTCGCGGCTTCGGCGTGAAAGAGTTCGACAAGGTCGCCGACCTGGTGGTCGAGGTGCTCAGCAACACCAGCGCCGACGGCTCCTCGAAGGCGAAGTACACGCTGCCGGACAACATCGCCGATGGAGTGAAGGCCTCCAGCGCGGAGTTGCTGGACGCCAACCCGCTGTACCCGGGCCTCACGCTGTAAGGGTCGCGACACGCCCGGGACCCGATTTTCAAGAACATGTGAACTCGGGTTACAGTTACTTCCATGGCTGTCTTCCCCGTTGCGAATGAGCTGACGCTGGAGCTCGACCCCATCGTCGGCAAGGAATACGACCGGCACTGCGAGACCCACGTCGAGTGGTTCGGCCACGACTACGTCCCGTGGGACGAAGGTCGCAATTTCGCCATGCTCGATGGCGTGGACTGGGAGCCCTCTCAGCAGACCCTCCCGCAGCACATCGTCGACGCCGTCGAGATCATGCTGATCGACAAGGACAACCTGGCCGGCTACCACCGGGAGCTCGTCGAGCACTTCATCCTCGAGGGCGCGTGGGGCCACTGGATCGGCCGCTGGACCGCCGAGGAGCACCTGCACGCGATCACCCTGCGCAACTACCTGATGGTGACGCGCAACTGCGACGCCAACGCCAACGAAGAAGTCCGCATCGATCACGTGATGAACACCGGCTACCGCGCCGGCCACTTCAGCCAGATCGAGACCATCGTCTACATGGCGTTCTACGAGGCCCTGCGGCTGTCCTACAGCCGGAATCTGGCCGAGCAGACCGAGGAGCCCATCCTCAAGTCGCTGATGGAGAAGGTCGCCTACGACGCCGAGCGGCACGAGCTGGCCTGGT harbors:
- the coaA gene encoding type I pantothenate kinase, producing MARLSEPSPYVEFDRTQWRALRMSTPLKLTEEEVVGLRGIGEQLDLLEVEEVYLPLARLIHLQVAARQRLFAATAEFLGEPQQNPERPVPFVIGVAGSVAVGKSTTARVLQALLARWEHHPRVDLITTDGFLYPNAELARRKLMHRKGFPESYDRRALMRFVTAVKSGASEACAPVYSHLAYDIVPRENIVVRHPDILILEGLNVLQTGPTLMVSDLFDFSVYVDARIEDIESWYVSRFLAMRAGAFSNPASHFHEYATLTDRQAEFAARDIWRAINLPNLVENVLPTRPRATLVLRKDADHSINRLRLRKL
- a CDS encoding DUF885 domain-containing protein, whose product is MAANELIRDYLLLGLRFDRIEEGYVDSFTGDAALRRQVADEPAPEPADLARQARRLLDALPATPRDDDFTDLRAEYLRGHLQALECAGRTFAGQPVGFVEEVRQYFDVDIAKGDPDRYRAAHRALDEALGGDGDLAERVQAYRASEEIPPHRLADAINAFSSALRDRVRATYPLPETETINYEIVTDKPWSGFNYYLGDYTSTVAVNADLKQQMSNLPRLVAHESYPGHHTEHCRKEAGLVAKLGQAEQTIFLVNTPQCLMAEGLADLALYAIVGPEWGSWAAEIYADLGLRFDGEKAQAVSAAMAGLAEVRQDAALMLHDEHADPDDVAAYLRRWLLVDDTRARQAMRFIASPLWRAYTSTYIEGYRLLRGWLDDRPAGVGLAERFGTLLDEPLIPSTLPR
- a CDS encoding glycine hydroxymethyltransferase, with the translated sequence MTAAQGADYAETASSAYRDILSVIEQVEPRVAAATRQELTDQRGSLKLIASENYASPAVLLTMGTWFSDKYAEGTIGHRFYAACQNVDTVEALAAEHARELFGAPYAYAQPHSGIDANLVAYWAILATRVETPGLAEFGVKHVNDLSEADWELLRAKLGNQRLMGMSLDTGGHLTHGFRPNISGKMFHQRSYGTSPETGLIDYDAVAAAAREFKPLVLVAGYSAYPRRVNFAKMREIADEVGATLMVDMAHFAGLVAGKVFTGDEDPVPHAHVTTTTTHKSLRGPRGGLVLATEEYAPAVDKGCPMVLGGPLSHVMAAKAVALAEARRPEFRSYAQAVADNAQALAEGFLKRGGNLVTGGTDNHLVLLDVTSFGLTGRQAESALLDAGIVTNRNAVPADPNGAWYTSGIRFGTPALTTRGFGVKEFDKVADLVVEVLSNTSADGSSKAKYTLPDNIADGVKASSAELLDANPLYPGLTL
- a CDS encoding acyl-ACP desaturase, with protein sequence MAVFPVANELTLELDPIVGKEYDRHCETHVEWFGHDYVPWDEGRNFAMLDGVDWEPSQQTLPQHIVDAVEIMLIDKDNLAGYHRELVEHFILEGAWGHWIGRWTAEEHLHAITLRNYLMVTRNCDANANEEVRIDHVMNTGYRAGHFSQIETIVYMAFYEALRLSYSRNLAEQTEEPILKSLMEKVAYDAERHELAWSNIVEYLLEHHTDETIAAIGARAAELQILGWDIKKYEEKRANVAAAGISNDETLRKVVGDRIAAWGLSDRAEFAEFVNA